agcccttcttcaaggtatgagcaaaaaaaaaaggcaggcgACTAAATTagaaggatggggaggagggaagaaagggcagggggaggaccacaggccaacaggcaaaaggacaTAGATGGAcgggagagaaaaggtgagaattgatcgggtgAGGTAGGTAGCTCCGTGAATACAGAGCAAGAGGAAATGAGCCacggggataggggaaggggagagatgctgggggtggtgtggggtgggtgggggctgacagaaaccggagaagtcgatgttaatgctatctggttggaggatcCTCGGACGGAAgataaggtgttattcctccaatttgtgggtggtcacatCCTGAGAATGCGGACATATTGACCTGGGAATaggatagggaattgaaatgggctttCACTGGGAGAATCCCGCTCTTGgaatggacagagcgaaggtactcaacgaagccatctcccaggggctgcttccagtctctctgatgtagaggagaccacaacaggagcactggattcaGTAGAAAGGAACTTATTCAATGTTCCAGTCTTTCTAAGAGCTGTAAGCAAGCAAAAAATGTGACTGTGCCAGCAATCCATTCACCTCTGTATTCCTGTATCTGAGGTTGTGGCTCTCAGTGAGGACATCTCGAGCAGTATGGCCTGAAGAGACATGGCCCCTCAGTGAATTTTAACTATGAGCAGTCAAGTGGATGGTTTTCAATACCTCTGACACTTTTGTCCACTTCATCCAGCAAAAGCTTCAGGAATTGATATTATTATTGCAATTGTTATTACTGTTTGAAATGTTACTATTGGAAGTAATGTTGCTATTTCCAGtatattctattttatttcaaatttacagcTTCTGCAGTGTTTCGTTTTAAGTCTATTAATGACACACTGATAAAGCATTTTGAAGTTTATAACGTTAACTGGAATCCTTTATTTCTTCCTCCCCAGAACATTTTTGGAACTTGTCTCCTTTCTTATAGTTTTAAGGGGAAAAGTTCAAAGGAGGAAAGTCAGTTCTATCTGTTACAAGCAAAAGAGGCTTTTGAAGTGGGACTCCTTACAAAGAGAGATGGTGACATTATTACAAGCAAGCAGGAACTGCATGGATTTGTTAAAGCAGCATTCTCTCTTACAACCGTGCACAAGTGGTTTTCAGGTAACAGTGAATCCCTCATGAAGATGAGACAACTGTGTAAAGAAGCAATGGAAAAATTATACCTATACAGTACTCAGAACCAGGACACTTTGGCTCAGGAAATAATGGAGCTGATCAGCCAGGTCAAAACCTCTTTGCAAATAAAAGATCTCTGCAAGTCTGATCACAAGTCTTATGTCCCAGACCACTATAAACATTACTGGGATAAGCCAATAGTGAAGGGAAGAATGACTTTCAATAAGATCCTAGAAAGGCACAAACAGTATCACAGAACAATATGCACAGTATTTGACGGTAGTTGTAGAAGACAGCAAAATAGCAGCGGAATCTCAGGATACAGTTGTATAACTGCTTTCAAGACGGAAACAAAAGAACTTGATACTGCTGATGCCAATGCAAGCATCCCACATCATACTGATTCTTATATCCCTCAGAATTCTCTATCCAAAGAAGCAGAGGCAATGCAAAACAATCAGGAGTTGCAGAACAGGATTAACGTGAACAAATCAGCGAACCAATGTGCAGACCCTTTGAAAGGCAGTAAGGCATGCCACGCCATCTCAGGAAACTATCAACCACATATTGCAACAGGTGCTAAAAACTATCAACCACATGTTGCAACAGGCACTGATAAAACAAGTGACGAAGCAAGCTCAGACGGCAAGGGCTACACTGACCATTTGAGTGACAGCCATGGCTCTAgttcctcctcaaactcctggcTGAGAGCATCTGGGCCAGGAGTTTCTGGCAGCTGGGAGAAAGTGATCATCAGCGAAGGCAGTCGTGAGTGCCCCAGAAACGGGAGTAAACCCCATTTGTTCTTTGTGGACACAGAATGCTCAACCTTTTTAACTGATGAAGTCAGAGAGCATCAGCAGACTGATCAAAATGCAGAGAATGAAGATTGTAATTTCAGTAACAACATTGCACGGCCTGTCTCTCCATCAGCGTATCAGTTGTCTGAAATGTATGAGCAGTTTAGGGATTCAAGCATTAGTTGTACTCGAGGTGATAAAAGGAAGACAATTCCTTCATCTTTATCTTCAGAACATGAGTCTTTCAAAATGACTGGCCCTGATAGAAAGACTCTTGAGGATTACATACTAGGCAGTTACATAGAGAGCTCCAAATATGATCAGCCTTGTCAAACTACTTGCCAAACCTCAGCAACTCATTCCGGTTCAGTGGACTTTAGCAGAGTTAACAATTCCTCCTCAGTAGACAGTGGCTCATTTGAGATGCTCGACTCCGATGCAGACACTGGTGATGACAATGTAGAGGATAATAAAATAAACCGTTATCTGGGGTCCCCTGGACATGCACCACATTCCCATTCTGCCTCAGATCCAACTTGTAAAACCTCGAAAACTCATTCAGATTCACGGAACTTTAGGAAAATTacctcctcttcttcaggagaaaGTAACTCATTTGAGATGATTGACACAGATGCAGAAACTGCTGATAATATTCAGGATGATATGAATGAGTTTCCTATGAGCGGAAATAAAAATAACCTTGCAAAGACCTGTTACCCTCAACCATGGTCAAAGGCTGCAAAGCCGGTTATAATTGACAGTAATAATTCAGGGAACCTTACAAAGGGAAGCCAGTCTTTCTTGGGGAAAAATGAATCACACAAAATGTTATTAGTTGATGCTACAGCAGATGGAACAGAAGAAAACTATTATTTTCCTACTCCTTTAGGTATTGCAGAGGAAAGCAAAAAACAGGAGATGCATAGTCACGATACAATGCAAATGAGGAATTGTTCTGCTAAATCTTTGCTTCCCATCAAGGAACCTGACAAAGGATGGTGCAAGATGATACCAgtagaaggtgaaaatgaagatgacATCCTGAGTAACCAGCCTCTCAACAGCAGCCTCAACTCCAGCTCTTCCCTCAGATCATGGTGCAAATCACTTTTTTCCAGCAGTGGCTCTGACCTTGATTATATAAATTCATCACTGAGCTCCAGCAGCAGTTCCTTTGTATTTCTTTCCAAAAAGAAGCAGACCTTTAAGAGGCGTGTTATCACTGATGAAGATTATAAGATGTTTTTTGCAGGTGTAACACACGAGTGGCTTATAGAGAGGTTGAAGGGCACTGGAGTATTTTACCCTCATAGACTCAAAGACACTTGTAGTaagttatattttattttaattttagaaatatTGTTATTTGTATTATTTTTTCCAACTAGGGCAATTATTATTTGAATATCACTCTAGTTCCTTGAAGTTTTACAAATCTCGGTctcacattttattttaatagCTACATTTTCATTGGTTATAAGCCTTGAAGGAAAATGATCCGCAAACACATTGTGCCTTTCACAACCACAGGACCGAGAAACATAGAATGTGACAGCACCCAAAACAAGTCCTttcactatttttctgcctagtcccactgacctgcacccagtccatacccctccatatccctctcatctctgtacctgtccaaatatatcttaaatgttaaaattgagcccacattcgccactccagctggcagctcgttcccacGCTCCCACTACTCTCTTTGTAAAGAAGTTCTACCTAATATTCtgcctaaacttctcccctttcactcttaacccatgtactctggtttgtatc
This genomic window from Narcine bancroftii isolate sNarBan1 chromosome 3, sNarBan1.hap1, whole genome shotgun sequence contains:
- the alpk1 gene encoding alpha-protein kinase 1 isoform X1 gives rise to the protein MNNQEVISLLQECKQALDAPPSEPSEENKTEYWQCEASLSVDLRTLLKQAKEMKWPFVPERWQYKQEVRPEDKTNLKDIISEELPDLLVFLKASVSVGDYASAAATVFLIDRFLYWVDASSKLLQVAKGLHKRCMEIPIAPQVVVRQARVSVNSGKLLKAEYILSSLINNCGASGTWVYEKKSDCTLVQSVSIQIRGQILQKLGLWYEAAELIWASIVGFYELPHPDKKGISTSLGILADLLVSMSDEDYNRFKKDPQMDLILVEEFTDRLLSAAEAGKLAAVFSQYNPLYVLTNLNIFGTCLLSYSFKGKSSKEESQFYLLQAKEAFEVGLLTKRDGDIITSKQELHGFVKAAFSLTTVHKWFSGNSESLMKMRQLCKEAMEKLYLYSTQNQDTLAQEIMELISQVKTSLQIKDLCKSDHKSYVPDHYKHYWDKPIVKGRMTFNKILERHKQYHRTICTVFDGSCRRQQNSSGISGYSCITAFKTETKELDTADANASIPHHTDSYIPQNSLSKEAEAMQNNQELQNRINVNKSANQCADPLKGSKACHAISGNYQPHIATGAKNYQPHVATGTDKTSDEASSDGKGYTDHLSDSHGSSSSSNSWLRASGPGVSGSWEKVIISEGSRECPRNGSKPHLFFVDTECSTFLTDEVREHQQTDQNAENEDCNFSNNIARPVSPSAYQLSEMYEQFRDSSISCTRGDKRKTIPSSLSSEHESFKMTGPDRKTLEDYILGSYIESSKYDQPCQTTCQTSATHSGSVDFSRVNNSSSVDSGSFEMLDSDADTGDDNVEDNKINRYLGSPGHAPHSHSASDPTCKTSKTHSDSRNFRKITSSSSGESNSFEMIDTDAETADNIQDDMNEFPMSGNKNNLAKTCYPQPWSKAAKPVIIDSNNSGNLTKGSQSFLGKNESHKMLLVDATADGTEENYYFPTPLGIAEESKKQEMHSHDTMQMRNCSAKSLLPIKEPDKGWCKMIPVEGENEDDILSNQPLNSSLNSSSSLRSWCKSLFSSSGSDLDYINSSLSSSSSSFVFLSKKKQTFKRRVITDEDYKMFFAGVTHEWLIERLKGTGVFYPHRLKDTCSGLLFKYNKKTDTWTAQETLVYIGKPLAVDKAGAQRIALEIRFLHQEETLGRYVGKQYKKTKELSYHFNDVERQMTAQHYVTEFNKRLYEQQVPTQIYYIPASVLLLLEDNQIVGGVSVEPYVLGKFIKLTNNTKAVHKEYEATMYGLAFGHFTYEFSNQEEIVVDLQGWVTGDGKGLIYLTDPQIHSMKKHRGGSNFAGKGIEYFLNCQHRECNEICHILTLKNPVRESQEETSST
- the alpk1 gene encoding alpha-protein kinase 1 isoform X2, producing MNNQEVISLLQECKQALDAPPSEPSEENKTEYWQCEASLSVDLRTLLKQAKEMKWPFVPERWQYKQEVRPEDKTNLKDIISEELPDLLVFLKASVSVGDYASAAATVFLIDRFLYWVDASSKLLQVAKGLHKRCMEIPIAPQVVVRQARVSVNSGKLLKAEYILSSLINNCGASGTWVYEKKSDCTLVQSVSIQIRGQILQKLGLWYEAAELIWASIVGFYELPHPDKKGISTSLGILADLLVSMSDEDYNRFKKDPQMDLILVEEFTDRLLSAAEAGKLAAVFSQYNPLYVLTNLNIFGTCLLSYSFKGKSSKEESQFYLLQAKEAFEVGLLTKRDGDIITSKQELHGFVKAAFSLTTVHKWFSGNSESLMKMRQLCKEAMEKLYLYSTQNQDTLAQEIMELISQVKTSLQIKDLCKSDHKSYVPDHYKHYWDKPIVKGRMTFNKILERHKQYHRTICTVFDGSCRRQQNSSGISGYSCITAFKTETKELDTADANASIPHHTDSYIPQNSLSKEAEAMQNNQELQNRINVNKSANQCADPLKGSKACHAISGNYQPHIATGAKNYQPHVATGTDKTSDEASSDGKGYTDHLSDSHGSSSSSNSWLRASGPGVSGSWEKVIISEGSRECPRNGSKPHLFFVDTECSTFLTDEVREHQQTDQNAENEDCNFSNNIARPVSPSAYQLSEMYEQFRDSSISCTRGDKRKTIPSSLSSEHESFKMTGPDRKTLEDYILGSYIESSKYDQPCQTTCQTSATHSGSVDFSRVNNSSSVDSGSFEMLDSDADTGDDNVEDNKINRYLGSPGHAPHSHSASDPTCKTSKTHSDSRNFRKITSSSSGESNSFEMIDTDAETADNIQDDMNEFPMSGNKNNLAKTCYPQPWSKAAKPVIIDSNNSGNLTKGSQSFLGKNESHKMLLVDATADGTEENYYFPTPLGIAEESKKQEMHSHDTMQMRNCSAKSLLPIKEPDKGWCKMIPVEGENEDDILSNQPLNSSLNSSSSLRSWCKSLFSSSGSDLDYINSSLSSSSSSFVFLSKKKQTFKRRVITDEDYKMFFAGVTHEWLIERLKGTGVFYPHRLKDTCNMLENNTKKQKSSPIISMTLSGK